The Hevea brasiliensis isolate MT/VB/25A 57/8 chromosome 1, ASM3005281v1, whole genome shotgun sequence genome has a window encoding:
- the LOC110653827 gene encoding D-glycerate 3-kinase, chloroplastic, protein MAALSILSQLPPKYLSHNSYYFNDHIFNNNNNNNNHSFKLKSLPYSHRFRVLPCFSTQPKSKFISNYPSSKLSEMPTHSSKPGSEHLWFQDNSKNQNSTCKTRMQDRLHSVFPSTPAQVSSVQDLYEFICSGPLISKLGLTSEKIADSIDKWLAYGFHLCRLFQLNELYLTEPQKARFYHYYIPVFLWCEDKISKHMSQFKDGEDIPPLVIGFSAPQGCGKTTLVFALDYLFKKTGRKSATLSIDDFYLTAEGQAKLREANPANALLEFRGNAGSHDLSFSIETLTALKKLTKEGLKMKLPRYDKSAYSGRGDRADPSVWSEVEGPLTVVLFEGWMLGFRPLPTEVVQAVDPQLETVNKNLEAYYDAWDKFINAWIVIKIQDPSCVYQWRLQAEIAMREAGKPGMTDEEVKDFVSRYLPAYKAYLPTLYAEGPSGSDPENVLLIEIDEGRNPILGN, encoded by the exons ATGGCGGCTCTCAGTATCTTATCACAATTGCCACCCAAATACTTATCTCATAATtcttattattttaatgatcatatttttaataataataataataataataatcacagTTTTAAATTAAAGTCTTTGCCTTATTCTCATCGTTTCCGTGTTCTTCCTTGTTTCTCTACACAACCCAAATCCAAATTCATTTCAAATTACCCATCTTCTAAGCTCTCTGAAATGCCTACCCATTCCTCAAAACCAG GCAGTGAACATTTATGGTTCCAAGACAATTCCAAGAACCAAAACTCAACTTGCAAAACAAGGATGCAGGACCGGTTACATTCAGTGTTTCCCTCAACACCTGCACAAGTTTCTTCTGTGCAAGATCTCTACGAATTTATTTGCTCAGGTCCTCTCATAAGCAAGTTGGGCTTGACCTCTGAAAAGATTGCTGACTCCATTGACAAGTGGTTAGCATATGGTTTTCACTTGTGCCGACTGTTTCAGCTCAATGAATTGTACCTTACAGAGCCTCAAAAAGCAAGGTTTTATCACTATTATATACCAGTGTTTTTATGGTGTGAAGATAAGATTTCCAAGCATATGTCCCAGTTTAAAGATGGAGAAGATATACCTCCTTTAGTG ATTGGTTTTAGTGCACCCCAAGGTTGTGGAAAGACCACTCTTGTCTTTGCTCTTGATTATCTTTTCAAAAAAACTGGCAG GAAGTCTGCAACATTATCAATAGATGATTTTTATTTGACAGCAGAGGGCCAG GCTAAACTGAGAGAAGCAAATCCAGCAAATGCGCTTTTAGAG TTCCGCGGAAATGCTGGGAGCCATGATCTTTCATTCTCCATTGAAACCCTGACAGCTCTGAAAAAATTGACAAAAGAAG gtttgaagatgaAGTTACCTCGTTATGATAAA TCTGCATACAGTGGGAGAGGTGACAGAGCTGATCCATCAGTGTGGTCAGAGGTTGAAGGTCCATTAACA GTGGTTCTGTTTGAAGGCTGGATGCTTGGTTTTAGACCCCTTCCAACAGAAGTCGTCCAAGCTGTGGATCCACAG CTGGAGACTGTGAATAAGAATCTTGAAGCCTATTATGATGCATGGGACAAGTTTATAAATGCATGGATAGTCATCAAGATTCAGGATCCCAGTTGTGTCTACCAGTGGCGTTTACAG GCAGAGATTGCCATGAGGGAGGCAGGCAAACCTGGGATGACTGACGAGGAG GTTAAAGATTTTGTTTCTCGTTACCTGCCAGCATACAAGGCTTACCTTCCCACCCTTTATGCCGAGGGACCAAGCGGTTCAGATCCAGAGAATGTCCTCCTAATTGAAATTGACGAAGGTAGGAATCCCATTCTAGGTAATTAG